A single genomic interval of Pirellulales bacterium harbors:
- a CDS encoding SDR family oxidoreductase gives MNLFDLTGKIAIITGGGSGIGLGIAKGLAQAGARVVIVGRNEEKLQAAAHTLAEQTSGEFLPLGADVADERQVESLIGNVADRFARIDILFNNAGISIRKPPQEMSLDEWRSVMDINLTSAFLVSKAVYPAMKQAGGGKIVNTGSMASLFGAAYAAAYAASKGGVVQLTKSLALAWAADNIQVNAILPGWFKTEMTDRARVEIPGLGERVSA, from the coding sequence ATGAATCTCTTTGATCTAACAGGCAAGATTGCGATCATCACCGGTGGCGGGAGCGGAATCGGCTTGGGGATCGCCAAGGGACTGGCGCAGGCCGGGGCGCGGGTCGTGATTGTCGGACGAAATGAGGAGAAACTGCAAGCTGCCGCGCACACATTGGCCGAGCAGACGAGCGGCGAGTTTCTGCCGTTGGGCGCCGACGTGGCGGACGAGCGACAGGTCGAGTCGCTGATCGGCAACGTCGCCGACCGTTTCGCGCGGATCGACATCCTCTTCAACAACGCCGGTATTTCGATTCGCAAGCCGCCGCAGGAGATGAGCCTCGACGAATGGCGGAGCGTGATGGATATCAACCTGACGAGCGCTTTTCTCGTGTCGAAGGCCGTCTATCCGGCGATGAAGCAGGCCGGCGGGGGAAAGATCGTCAACACGGGGAGCATGGCGTCGCTGTTCGGCGCGGCCTACGCCGCCGCCTATGCCGCGAGCAAAGGGGGCGTCGTGCAATTGACGAAAAGCCTCGCGCTGGCCTGGGCGGCGGACAACATTCAGGTGAACGCGATTCTACCAGGCTGGTTCAAGACGGAAATGACTGACCGCGCGCGGGTTGAAATTCCAGGTCTCGGCGAGCGCGTCTCGGCC